The following are from one region of the Coffea eugenioides isolate CCC68of chromosome 2, Ceug_1.0, whole genome shotgun sequence genome:
- the LOC113762474 gene encoding abscisic acid 8'-hydroxylase 4: MDNIVSTLIYILILFSTALYYCLSKNKERTNKGRAKLPPGSMGWPYIGETLQLYSQDPNVFFAQKQKRYGDMFKTKILGCPCIMLASPEASRFVLVTHSHLFKPTYPRSKETMIGPWALFFHEGNYHTHLKKLVHNSLSPEALRKLVPDIEAIIISCMQTWESGLITNTFHEMKKLSFEVGILAIFGHLEIKYKNALKENYSIVDKGYNSFPTNLPGTAYHKSLLARKRLNQIIREIISERKQKKLLDKDLLGYLLNFKDERGQTLTEDQIADNIIGVLFAAQDTTASVLTWILKYLHDNQKLLEAVKIEQRAVWTLNQEGKQPLTWAQTRNMPLTHKVILESLRMASIISFTFREAVTDVEYDGFLIPKGWKVMPLFRNIHHNPDHFVDPKSFDPARFEVAPKPNTFMPFGSGAHACPGNDLAKLEMLILIHHLVTKHRWELVGSKGGKVQYSPFPVPLNGLPAKFYKEPTTNQ; encoded by the exons ATGGATAATATTGTTTCTACGCTTATATACATCCTCATCCTTTTCTCTACTGCTCTTTATTATTGCCTATCGAAGAACAAGGAGAGAACAAACAAAGGAAGAGCAAAGTTGCCTCCTGGCTCTATGGGATGGCCTTACATAGGAGAGACTCTTCAATTGTACTCCCAAGATCCGAATGTTTTCTTTGCTCAGAAGCAAAAACG ATATGGAGATATGTTCAAGACCAAGATACTTGGCTGCCCTTGTATCATGTTGGCTAGCCCTGAAGCCTCTCGGTTCGTGTTGGTTACTCATTCTCACTTGTTCAAACCAACCTATCCCAGGAGTAAAGAGACGATGATCGGCCCCTGGGCATTGTTTTTCCACGAAGGAAACTACCACACTCACTTGAAGAAGCTGGTTCATAACTCGTTATCTCCAGAGGCCCTTCGAAAGCTGGTTCCTGATATTGAAGCTATAATCATTTCTTGCATGCAAACTTGGGAGTCCGGTCTGATCACCAACACATTCCATGAGATGAAGAAG TTATCTTTTGAGGTCGGCATCCTTGCTATCTTCGGTCACCTAGAAATCAAGTATAAGAACGCACTAAAGGAGAACTATTCCATTGTAGATAAAGGGTACAATTCTTTTCCCACAAACTTGCCAGGAACAGCGTATCATAAATCTCTATTG GCAAGGAAAAGGTTGAATCAGATCATAAGGGAAATAATCAGTGAGAGGAAGCAGAAAAAGCTATTGGATAAAGATCTGTTGGGTTACCTGCTCAACTTCAAAGATGAGAGAGGGCAAACTTTGACAGAGGATCAAATCGCTGACAACATCATAGGAGTGCTGTTTGCTGCTCAAGACACAACCGCTAGTGTCCTAACCTGGATTCTCAAGTACCTCCACGATAACCAGAAACTTTTAGAAGCTGTCAAG ATAGAGCAAAGGGCTGTCTGGACCTTAAATCAAGAAGGAAAGCAACCCTTGACATGGGCTCAAACGAGAAATATGCCGCTGACACACAAG GTaatattagaaagcttaaggaTGGCTAGCATCATATCATTCACCTTCAGGGAAGCTGTGACTGACGTAGAATATGATG GATTTCTTATACCAAAAGGGTGGAAGGTGATGCCGCTGTTCAGAAATATTCATCACAATCCCGACCATTTCGTGGACCCCAAAAGTTTTGATCCTGCAAGATTTGAG GTGGCCCCCAAGCCCAACACCTTCATGCCATTTGGCAGTGGAGCCCACGCCTGTCCGGGAAATGACCTCGCCAAACTGGAGATGTTGATTTTGATCCACCATCTGGTGACCAAGCATAG ATGGGAACTAGTGGGATCCAAGGGCGGCAAAGTACAGTATAGTCCATTTCCAGTTCCTCTGAATGGACTCCCTGCTAAATTCTACAAAGAGCCGACGACCAATCAGTAG